Proteins encoded within one genomic window of Dehalococcoidia bacterium:
- a CDS encoding YggT family protein, whose product MFFGGGCVDDATSTAQVICLFFNLLVVAVFIRVLLSWFNLDPSNPMVQALHAITEPILDPIRRILPRIGMFDISPIVTLILLRVVSIALQQMVIDGGF is encoded by the coding sequence ATGTTCTTCGGGGGCGGCTGTGTCGATGACGCGACGAGCACGGCACAGGTGATCTGTCTTTTCTTCAACCTCCTAGTCGTCGCCGTGTTCATACGCGTGCTGCTGAGCTGGTTCAACCTCGACCCGTCCAACCCGATGGTCCAGGCGCTCCATGCCATCACGGAGCCGATCCTGGACCCGATCAGGCGCATCTTGCCGCGGATCGGCATGTTCGACATCTCGCCGATCGTCACGCTGATCCTGCTGCGGGTGGTGTCGATCGCGCTGCAACAGATGGTGATCGACGGCGGCTTCTAG
- the tkt gene encoding transketolase, protein MADRRLDELAVNTIRTLAIDAVQKANSGHPGAPMGAGLMAYVLWDRFLKHNPADPRWFDRDRFVLSAGHASMLLYSLLHLTGYGVSLDDIKNFRQWLSPTAGHPEKGLAPGIETTTGPLGQGFGASVGMAMAERFLAATFNRPGHEIVDHYTYVLVSDGDMMEGISHESASLSGHQRLGKLILLYDANEVSLDGPTSLSFSEDVGKRFEAYGWHVQQIDGMDYDAVDGAICAAQGDDRPSIIVAQTHIGYGSPNKQDSSAAHGNPLGADEVKLTKRNYGWPEDREFYIPDEALAHFRKALERGAQWQRDWDRRFEAYSRAFPDESATLRRAITGELPSGWDQALPSFSAADKPMATRAASGNVLNAIADALPLLVGGSADLAESNGTLLKDKPNMTVDEPGGRNVYYGVREHAMGGALNGMAAHGGVIPYGGTFLVFSDYNRPAIRIAALSEFRSIFVFTHDSVGLGEDGPTHQPIEHLMALRAMPHLQVLRPGDANETAYAWKAAIEHRGPSALALSRQALPVLQATTNGRAQGVLRGAYVLSDAPEGRIDAIIIATGSELSVAVEAQALLGEQGVHARVVSMPCWELFEKQDEAYRNDVLPAGVRARVSVEAGETLGWQRWVGDDGDIIGIHNRFGASAPGATVLKNFGFTAENVAKRVGALVERLSGVRA, encoded by the coding sequence ATGGCGGACCGCCGTCTCGACGAACTGGCCGTAAACACGATCCGCACGCTCGCGATCGACGCGGTGCAGAAGGCCAATTCCGGGCACCCAGGCGCGCCGATGGGCGCCGGCCTGATGGCGTACGTGCTGTGGGACCGCTTTCTGAAGCACAATCCTGCCGACCCCAGGTGGTTCGACCGCGACAGATTCGTGCTGTCGGCGGGGCACGCTTCGATGCTGCTGTACAGCCTCTTGCACCTGACGGGGTACGGCGTTTCGCTCGACGACATCAAGAACTTCCGTCAATGGCTGAGCCCGACGGCGGGGCACCCCGAAAAGGGACTGGCGCCCGGCATCGAGACGACGACGGGGCCTTTGGGGCAGGGGTTCGGGGCGTCGGTCGGGATGGCGATGGCTGAGCGATTCCTGGCCGCGACGTTCAACCGGCCCGGTCACGAGATCGTCGACCACTACACGTACGTGCTAGTGAGCGACGGCGACATGATGGAAGGCATCTCCCACGAGTCGGCGTCGCTTTCCGGACACCAGCGCCTCGGCAAGCTGATCCTGCTGTACGACGCGAACGAGGTCTCGCTCGACGGTCCGACGAGCCTGTCGTTCAGCGAGGACGTCGGCAAGCGGTTCGAGGCGTACGGCTGGCACGTGCAGCAGATCGACGGGATGGACTACGACGCTGTCGATGGCGCGATTTGCGCGGCGCAGGGCGACGATCGCCCTTCGATCATCGTCGCGCAGACGCACATCGGCTACGGCAGCCCGAACAAGCAGGACAGCAGCGCGGCGCACGGCAACCCGCTGGGCGCCGACGAGGTGAAGCTCACCAAGCGCAACTACGGCTGGCCCGAGGACCGCGAGTTTTACATCCCGGACGAGGCGCTCGCGCACTTCCGCAAGGCGCTTGAGCGCGGCGCGCAGTGGCAGCGCGATTGGGACCGGCGCTTCGAAGCGTACAGCCGCGCATTCCCCGATGAGTCGGCGACGCTCAGGCGCGCGATCACCGGAGAACTGCCTTCCGGATGGGATCAGGCGCTCCCTTCGTTCTCGGCCGCAGACAAGCCGATGGCGACGCGCGCGGCATCGGGCAACGTGCTGAACGCGATCGCGGACGCGCTGCCGCTGCTCGTCGGAGGCTCGGCCGACCTCGCCGAATCGAACGGCACGCTGCTCAAGGACAAGCCGAACATGACCGTGGACGAACCCGGCGGGCGCAACGTCTACTACGGCGTGCGCGAGCACGCGATGGGCGGCGCGCTCAACGGCATGGCGGCGCACGGCGGCGTCATCCCGTATGGCGGCACGTTCCTGGTGTTTTCCGACTACAATCGCCCGGCGATACGCATCGCGGCGCTCAGCGAATTTCGGTCCATCTTCGTCTTCACGCACGATAGCGTCGGCCTCGGCGAAGACGGGCCGACGCATCAGCCGATCGAACACCTGATGGCGCTGCGGGCGATGCCGCACCTGCAGGTCCTGCGGCCCGGCGATGCGAACGAGACGGCGTACGCGTGGAAGGCGGCGATCGAGCATCGCGGCCCGAGCGCCCTCGCGCTCTCGCGGCAGGCACTTCCCGTACTCCAAGCGACCACAAACGGGCGGGCGCAGGGCGTGCTGCGGGGTGCATACGTACTCAGCGATGCGCCTGAAGGCCGCATCGACGCGATCATCATCGCAACCGGCAGCGAGTTGTCGGTCGCGGTCGAGGCGCAGGCGCTGCTCGGGGAGCAGGGCGTACACGCGCGCGTCGTGAGCATGCCGTGCTGGGAACTCTTCGAGAAGCAGGACGAAGCGTATCGTAACGACGTGCTGCCTGCGGGTGTCCGTGCGCGCGTGTCCGTCGAGGCGGGCGAGACGCTTGGATGGCAGCGCTGGGTTGGTGACGACGGCGACATTATCGGCATCCACAACCGGTTCGGGGCGTCGGCGCCGGGCGCGACGGTGCTCAAGAACTTCGGGTTCACGGCGGAGAACGTGGCGAAGCGCGTCGGCGCGCTCGTCGAGCGGCTGAGCGGGGTGCGAGCATGA
- a CDS encoding RpiB/LacA/LacB family sugar-phosphate isomerase produces the protein MTLRIAVAADHAGFPLKQRVIDEVKRCGATPLDLGTNSAEPVDYPDFAEAVGRAIQQGNADRGIVICGSGVGAAIAASKMIGIRSSVCHDTYSAHQGVEHDNMNVLSIGARIIGPELVAEVVRAFVAAEFSGDERHVRRLEKVMAMEAGGIGAKEKV, from the coding sequence ATGACGCTGCGGATCGCCGTGGCCGCGGATCACGCGGGATTTCCGCTCAAGCAGCGCGTGATCGACGAGGTCAAGCGCTGCGGCGCGACGCCGCTCGACCTGGGCACGAACAGCGCCGAGCCTGTGGATTATCCGGACTTCGCGGAAGCGGTGGGGCGGGCGATCCAGCAGGGGAATGCTGACCGCGGTATCGTGATCTGCGGCAGTGGCGTCGGCGCGGCGATCGCGGCGAGTAAGATGATCGGCATCCGCTCCAGCGTCTGCCACGATACGTACTCGGCGCACCAGGGCGTCGAGCACGACAATATGAACGTGTTGTCGATCGGAGCGCGCATCATCGGTCCCGAACTGGTCGCCGAAGTCGTGCGGGCGTTCGTCGCAGCGGAGTTCTCCGGCGATGAGCGGCATGTGCGGCGGCTGGAGAAGGTGATGGCGATGGAGGCGGGCGGCATCGGAGCGAAGGAGAAGGTGTAA
- the tal gene encoding transaldolase → MANAVRELYDKQRQAPWLDFIRRNMLNDGGLRRYVEEDGIRGVTANPTIFEKAIGAADDYDEQIAQLVREGVKPEEMFEHVAVTDISHAADILRPVYDSSGGSDGFVSIEVSPDKAFQTQATIEEVERWWRLIDRPNLMVKIPATDEGLPAIEQCIADGVNINITLIFAIEFHERVMEAYVRGLERRIEEGQDVRDSNSVASFFVSRVDTAVDKLLDAKIEAATSEAEREKLRSLLGKGAVANAKVAYRKFQGVFGSERFKKLQAKGAKVQRPLWASTGTKNAAYSDILYVQELIGPDTVNTMPPQTIDAFRDHGVVRRTVDERYEDAERVLADLAEVNISIKDVTDQLQQEGVESFSTSFRGISETTARKAAEIARKVSAA, encoded by the coding sequence ATGGCGAATGCGGTACGCGAACTCTACGACAAGCAACGGCAGGCGCCGTGGCTCGACTTTATTCGGCGGAACATGCTCAATGACGGCGGTCTGCGGAGATACGTCGAAGAGGACGGGATCCGCGGCGTTACCGCCAACCCGACGATCTTCGAGAAGGCGATCGGCGCTGCCGACGACTACGACGAGCAGATCGCGCAGTTGGTGCGCGAGGGCGTCAAGCCCGAGGAGATGTTCGAGCACGTCGCGGTGACGGACATCTCGCACGCGGCGGACATCCTGCGGCCGGTATACGACTCTTCGGGCGGCTCCGATGGCTTCGTGAGCATCGAGGTGTCGCCGGACAAGGCGTTCCAGACGCAGGCCACGATCGAGGAAGTCGAACGCTGGTGGCGGCTCATCGACCGGCCGAACCTGATGGTGAAGATCCCGGCCACCGACGAAGGGCTGCCGGCGATCGAGCAGTGCATCGCGGACGGCGTGAACATCAATATCACGCTGATCTTCGCGATCGAGTTTCATGAGCGGGTGATGGAAGCGTACGTGCGCGGGCTCGAGCGGCGCATCGAAGAGGGCCAGGACGTGCGCGACTCGAACTCCGTCGCAAGCTTCTTCGTCAGCCGCGTCGACACCGCCGTCGACAAGCTGCTCGATGCGAAGATTGAAGCTGCGACGAGCGAGGCGGAGCGCGAGAAGCTGCGCTCGCTGCTGGGCAAAGGGGCGGTGGCGAACGCGAAGGTAGCCTATCGCAAGTTCCAGGGCGTCTTCGGCTCCGAGCGCTTCAAGAAGCTCCAGGCGAAGGGCGCGAAGGTGCAGCGGCCGCTGTGGGCGAGCACCGGCACAAAGAACGCCGCGTACAGCGACATCCTGTACGTGCAAGAGCTGATCGGGCCCGACACGGTGAACACGATGCCGCCGCAAACGATCGATGCGTTCCGCGACCACGGGGTCGTCCGGCGCACTGTCGACGAGCGCTACGAGGACGCCGAGCGCGTGCTTGCGGACCTGGCGGAGGTTAACATTTCCATAAAGGACGTGACCGATCAACTCCAGCAGGAAGGCGTGGAATCGTTCTCGACGTCGTTCCGCGGGATCAGTGAGACCACGGCGCGGAAGGCCGCAGAGATTGCCCGGAAGGTGAGCGCGGCGTGA
- a CDS encoding glucose-6-phosphate isomerase, whose translation MKFELGRHGEAVERRIQQLVSEGAAARIWRRDAAFWGGDPARAASVANRLGWLDVARDMHERVETIERFAAEVRDAGFTSAVLLGMGGSSLAPEVLRQSVERDETYPTLHVLDTTDPASILAVHSQVDLAGTLFFVSSKSGGTIEPNVLFAYFYEQVRAALTDGTPGANFVAITDEGSPLAEVARTNEFRRIFANPSDIGGRYSALSYFGLVPAAASGIDVRRLLERALAAMDEARVDDSAALRLGAMLGEFAREGRDKATFLVSPEIASFGLWLEQLIAESTGKEGAGILPVAGEPGGSPLKYGDDRVFIELRFEGGYDAEVDALTGALIAEGFPVAVIELEDGYDLASEMFRWEFAVAVAGQVLGINPFDEPNVQESKDNTTRGLAEFASRGTLDVAGIDGGSPMALTPGREPDRDVLHALQSLLARIGERDYFAITAYLQQTPGSDEVFADMRTVVRDALGCATTLGYGPRFLHSTGQLHKGGPPAGVFLEVTATDVRDIEVPGKEYTFGQLKRAQAIGDFESLVAHGRPVLRVHLGTDIDAGLATLRTAVRTALRQPAAGGRR comes from the coding sequence GTGAAGTTCGAGCTCGGCCGCCATGGAGAAGCGGTCGAGCGGCGCATCCAACAACTGGTCAGCGAAGGCGCCGCCGCCCGAATCTGGCGCCGCGATGCGGCGTTCTGGGGCGGCGATCCCGCACGCGCCGCGTCGGTCGCGAACCGGCTCGGTTGGCTCGATGTGGCGCGAGACATGCACGAGCGCGTCGAGACGATCGAGCGGTTTGCCGCGGAAGTCCGTGACGCTGGCTTCACATCGGCGGTACTGCTCGGGATGGGCGGCAGTTCGTTGGCGCCCGAGGTGCTGCGTCAGAGCGTCGAGCGCGACGAGACGTATCCGACGCTGCACGTGCTCGACACGACGGACCCGGCGTCGATCCTTGCCGTCCACTCGCAGGTCGATCTGGCGGGGACGCTGTTCTTCGTCTCGTCGAAGTCGGGCGGGACGATCGAACCGAACGTGCTCTTCGCGTATTTCTACGAGCAGGTCCGCGCTGCGCTGACTGATGGAACGCCGGGCGCCAACTTCGTCGCGATCACCGACGAAGGCTCGCCGCTCGCCGAGGTGGCGCGCACGAATGAGTTTCGCCGAATCTTCGCGAACCCTTCGGACATTGGCGGCCGCTACTCGGCGCTGTCGTACTTCGGCCTGGTGCCCGCTGCCGCGTCGGGCATCGACGTCCGGCGCTTGCTCGAGCGCGCACTGGCCGCCATGGACGAAGCGCGCGTGGATGACAGTGCCGCGCTTCGTCTCGGCGCCATGCTCGGCGAATTCGCCCGTGAGGGGCGGGACAAGGCGACGTTCCTTGTGTCGCCGGAGATCGCCTCGTTCGGGCTGTGGCTCGAGCAGTTGATCGCCGAGAGCACGGGCAAAGAGGGTGCGGGCATCCTGCCCGTTGCCGGCGAGCCTGGGGGGTCGCCGCTGAAGTACGGCGACGACCGCGTGTTCATCGAATTGCGGTTCGAGGGCGGCTACGACGCCGAGGTCGATGCGCTCACGGGCGCGTTGATCGCCGAAGGCTTTCCGGTCGCCGTCATCGAGTTGGAGGACGGCTACGACCTTGCATCGGAGATGTTTCGGTGGGAGTTCGCCGTCGCGGTCGCCGGACAGGTGCTGGGCATCAACCCGTTCGATGAGCCAAACGTGCAGGAATCGAAGGACAACACGACGCGCGGGCTGGCGGAGTTCGCATCACGCGGGACGCTCGACGTCGCAGGCATCGACGGCGGATCGCCGATGGCGCTGACGCCCGGCCGCGAACCCGACCGCGATGTGCTGCACGCCTTGCAATCGCTCCTCGCGCGCATCGGCGAGCGGGATTACTTCGCCATCACGGCGTATCTGCAACAGACGCCGGGATCCGACGAGGTCTTCGCAGACATGCGGACGGTGGTGCGCGATGCGCTCGGCTGCGCGACGACGCTCGGCTACGGGCCGCGCTTCCTGCATTCCACCGGTCAGCTTCACAAGGGCGGGCCGCCGGCCGGCGTCTTCCTGGAGGTGACGGCCACCGACGTTCGAGACATCGAGGTGCCGGGGAAGGAGTACACGTTCGGACAGCTCAAACGAGCACAGGCGATCGGCGATTTCGAATCGCTGGTGGCGCACGGGCGGCCGGTGCTTCGAGTACATCTGGGGACTGACATCGATGCGGGGCTCGCGACGCTACGGACGGCCGTCCGAACCGCGCTGCGGCAGCCGGCAGCAGGCGGACGGAGGTAG
- the gnd gene encoding decarboxylating 6-phosphogluconate dehydrogenase: MDIGMIGLGRMGANMTQRLLAGGHRVVVTDLNPDAIAQAVTEGAVAAPTLDDMVAALSPRRAIWMMVPAGQPVQDTVDTLASKLSPGDVLIDGGNSNYHDSMQRAEQLAAQGIEYVDAGTSGGIWGLTEGFCLMVGASPEAFAQIEPVLRTLAPADGYAHVGPSGAGHFTKMVHNGIEYGMMAAYGEGFELLAGSPFELDLHQISALWNHGSVVRSWLLELTERAFDGDPRLERVRGFVDDSGEGRWTVEEAIDQRVPLPIITLSLMRRFSSRQEMSFSAKVQAALRNEFGGHAVRSQGDGSAAP, encoded by the coding sequence ATGGACATCGGCATGATCGGCCTGGGGCGGATGGGCGCGAACATGACGCAGCGGCTGCTGGCGGGCGGTCACCGCGTGGTGGTTACGGACCTGAACCCGGATGCCATCGCGCAAGCGGTGACGGAGGGCGCTGTGGCCGCTCCTACGCTCGATGACATGGTGGCGGCGCTTTCGCCCCGGCGCGCGATCTGGATGATGGTGCCGGCCGGTCAGCCTGTCCAGGACACCGTCGACACGCTGGCGTCGAAGCTTTCGCCGGGAGACGTTCTTATCGATGGCGGCAATTCTAACTACCACGACTCGATGCAACGGGCGGAGCAACTTGCTGCGCAGGGGATCGAGTACGTCGACGCGGGGACGAGCGGCGGTATCTGGGGGCTGACGGAAGGGTTCTGTCTCATGGTTGGCGCATCGCCCGAGGCATTCGCGCAGATCGAGCCGGTGCTACGGACGCTGGCGCCAGCCGACGGTTACGCGCACGTTGGGCCGAGCGGCGCCGGGCACTTCACGAAGATGGTCCACAACGGCATCGAGTACGGGATGATGGCGGCGTACGGCGAAGGCTTCGAGTTGCTCGCGGGCTCGCCGTTCGAACTCGACCTGCACCAGATCTCGGCGCTCTGGAACCATGGTTCCGTTGTGCGGTCCTGGCTGCTCGAGTTGACGGAGCGCGCCTTCGACGGCGATCCGCGTCTCGAACGCGTCCGCGGCTTCGTCGACGACTCCGGGGAGGGGCGCTGGACCGTCGAGGAGGCGATCGATCAGCGAGTGCCGCTGCCGATCATCACGCTTTCCTTGATGCGGCGATTCTCTTCGCGCCAGGAGATGTCGTTTTCGGCGAAGGTGCAGGCGGCGTTGCGCAACGAGTTCGGCGGCCACGCCGTGCGCTCGCAGGGCGATGGATCGGCGGCGCCGTGA
- the zwf gene encoding glucose-6-phosphate dehydrogenase — translation MTAATDLRENPLRQGLRLPRTPQPCAVVVFGATGDLTSRKLMPALYNLVREGMVRGGLSVVGFARRDWSDEQFRAVMKEAITTYSREPLQEDIWDSFARSLHYVPGTFDDLTAYLRLGDRLKKQDEAHGTGGNRLFYLATPPTAYASIAQRLGEAGLVRGSRTGGWSRLVVEKPFGRDLASARELDQALGMVFRERQIFRIDHYLGKETVQNILVFRFGNGIFEPIWNRRYVDHVQVSVAETVGVEGRGGYYEEAGALRDMVQNHLLQVLSYVTMEPIASFRGDSVRDEKAKVFEAIRAIDDVSRDTVRGQYSAGAILGKQAPGYREEDGVSPASNVETYVAMKLQIDNWRWADVPFYLRTGKRLPKRATEVAITFKSAPLELFRQIAGEAPAPNLLVLRIQPDEGISLRFGAKVPGTRMDVRPVNMDFRYGSTFSQGAPEAYERLLLDAMLGDATLFTRWDGVELAWELLTPVLESWSAGARQLEPYEAGSWGPDGARELIERDGREWHRM, via the coding sequence GTGACGGCAGCGACAGACCTTCGCGAGAACCCGCTGCGACAGGGACTGCGCCTGCCGCGCACGCCGCAGCCATGCGCGGTCGTCGTCTTCGGCGCCACGGGCGACCTGACATCACGAAAGCTGATGCCGGCGCTTTACAACCTCGTGCGCGAAGGCATGGTGCGGGGTGGACTCTCCGTCGTCGGATTCGCGCGGCGTGACTGGTCGGACGAGCAGTTCCGCGCGGTGATGAAAGAAGCCATCACGACGTACTCCCGCGAGCCGCTGCAGGAGGACATCTGGGATAGCTTCGCGCGGTCCCTGCACTACGTCCCGGGCACGTTCGACGACCTCACCGCCTACCTGCGTCTCGGCGATCGGCTCAAAAAGCAGGATGAAGCGCACGGGACGGGCGGCAACCGGCTGTTCTACCTGGCGACGCCGCCCACGGCCTATGCGTCGATCGCGCAGCGCCTGGGGGAGGCGGGGCTGGTGCGGGGCAGCAGGACGGGCGGCTGGTCGCGGCTGGTCGTGGAGAAGCCGTTCGGACGCGACCTGGCCTCGGCGCGCGAGCTGGACCAGGCGCTCGGCATGGTGTTTCGCGAGCGGCAGATCTTCCGCATCGACCACTATCTCGGCAAGGAGACGGTGCAGAACATCCTCGTCTTTCGCTTCGGCAACGGGATCTTCGAGCCGATCTGGAACCGCCGGTACGTCGACCACGTGCAGGTGTCGGTCGCGGAGACGGTCGGCGTGGAAGGGCGCGGCGGATACTACGAAGAGGCGGGCGCACTTCGGGACATGGTGCAGAACCACCTGCTGCAGGTGCTGTCGTACGTGACGATGGAGCCGATCGCGTCGTTCCGTGGCGACTCCGTCCGCGACGAGAAGGCGAAGGTCTTCGAAGCGATCCGCGCGATTGACGACGTCTCGCGCGACACCGTACGCGGGCAATATTCGGCCGGCGCAATCCTCGGCAAGCAGGCGCCGGGATATCGCGAGGAGGACGGCGTGTCGCCGGCATCGAACGTCGAGACGTACGTGGCGATGAAGCTTCAGATTGATAACTGGCGCTGGGCCGACGTGCCGTTCTACCTGCGCACGGGCAAGCGCCTCCCCAAGCGCGCCACCGAAGTCGCGATCACGTTCAAGTCGGCGCCGCTCGAACTGTTCCGGCAGATCGCCGGCGAGGCTCCCGCGCCCAACTTGCTCGTGCTGCGCATCCAGCCGGATGAAGGGATCTCGCTGCGGTTCGGCGCGAAAGTGCCCGGCACACGCATGGACGTCCGCCCCGTGAACATGGACTTTCGCTATGGCTCGACGTTCAGCCAGGGGGCGCCTGAGGCGTACGAGCGGCTGCTCCTCGACGCGATGCTCGGCGACGCGACGTTGTTCACGCGTTGGGATGGCGTCGAGCTGGCGTGGGAGTTGCTGACGCCGGTGCTCGAGTCATGGTCGGCGGGCGCCCGTCAACTGGAACCGTACGAGGCCGGTAGCTGGGGGCCGGATGGCGCGCGTGAGCTGATTGAACGGGATGGACGCGAGTGGCACCGGATGTGA
- a CDS encoding glucose-6-phosphate dehydrogenase assembly protein OpcA, which translates to MAPDVKPIERLEVRPIDVDPAAIEDEFSRVWRDASGSGYDESSVRLRVLNLVAIGGADKDAERFESVMQVVPRKHPCRGILALTSDARRSVDATISAHCFREGGSVEICSEEVVLTAGSAQQRELASAVLALLVPEIPVAAWLLGRAEMTSYLTSEVIEAADVLLADSGEGDPGANIRAQFDLREKHDARMFDLAWGRSETWRELTAQFFDGDDRLQQLERIKAIEIRGYRGRASAAPMLLAGWLVSRLGYSLADLDGDEEALRATLYDGSRGVTLSVAPGWAPDVMSGLRIITDSARFELQGHELSRHLHVIEQWGAHEEMRRAVDHPALDDAALVMLGLDGSPDPEISVEAAAAALALLGG; encoded by the coding sequence GTGGCACCGGATGTGAAACCGATCGAGCGGCTCGAGGTGCGGCCGATCGACGTCGATCCGGCGGCGATCGAGGACGAGTTTTCGCGCGTCTGGCGTGACGCGTCCGGTTCGGGCTACGACGAATCGAGCGTGCGGCTGCGCGTGCTCAACCTTGTCGCGATCGGCGGCGCGGATAAGGACGCCGAGCGCTTCGAGAGTGTCATGCAGGTCGTCCCGCGCAAGCACCCCTGTCGCGGCATCCTGGCGCTGACATCGGACGCGCGGCGTTCGGTGGACGCCACGATCTCAGCGCACTGCTTCCGCGAAGGCGGTTCCGTCGAGATCTGCTCGGAGGAGGTCGTGCTCACCGCGGGAAGCGCGCAACAGCGCGAACTGGCGTCGGCGGTGCTGGCGCTGCTCGTACCGGAGATCCCCGTCGCCGCGTGGCTCCTCGGGCGCGCCGAGATGACGTCGTATCTCACGTCGGAAGTGATCGAGGCCGCGGACGTGCTCCTGGCAGACTCCGGTGAAGGAGATCCGGGTGCAAACATACGCGCGCAGTTTGATCTGCGTGAGAAGCACGATGCCCGCATGTTTGACCTGGCATGGGGCCGCTCAGAGACCTGGCGCGAACTGACCGCGCAGTTCTTCGATGGCGATGACCGGCTGCAACAGCTCGAGCGCATCAAGGCGATCGAGATCCGCGGCTATCGCGGGCGCGCCTCCGCCGCGCCGATGCTGCTGGCGGGGTGGCTGGTCTCGCGCCTCGGATATTCACTCGCCGATCTGGACGGCGACGAAGAGGCACTCCGTGCGACGCTGTACGACGGCTCGCGCGGCGTCACGCTCAGCGTCGCTCCGGGCTGGGCGCCCGACGTGATGAGCGGGCTGCGCATCATCACCGACTCTGCGCGGTTCGAGCTGCAAGGCCACGAGCTGAGCCGCCATCTGCATGTCATCGAGCAATGGGGCGCGCACGAGGAGATGCGGCGCGCCGTCGATCATCCTGCGCTCGACGACGCGGCGCTGGTGATGCTCGGCCTGGACGGCAGCCCTGATCCGGAGATAAGCGTCGAAGCGGCGGCGGCCGCGCTGGCGCTCCTCGGCGGATAG
- a CDS encoding alpha/beta hydrolase, producing the protein MSGPQSRYYWSQRLKLHYAVWGDEANPPLLLIHGNRDHARTWDQVAVQLKDRYCVYAADLRGHGDSAWAVGGQYSLPEFVLDIAMLAREIDRDPLTVIGHSLGGAVALEYAGVFPDSVKRVVAIEGLGPPVREPTPASQRMRHWIGHMKEFDLRKPRRYASTDDAVKRMLEENPHLTEDMARHLTIHGARQNDDGTLSWKFDNYVRLHSPYEFNIAEAREIWNQITCPVLLIRGSESWASDPEADGKASAFHDYQTELVMDAGHWVHHDQLDKFMTIIWGFLRDE; encoded by the coding sequence TTGTCCGGACCGCAGTCGCGATATTACTGGTCTCAGCGCCTCAAGCTGCACTACGCCGTCTGGGGCGACGAGGCGAATCCGCCGCTGTTGCTCATTCATGGCAACCGCGACCACGCCCGCACCTGGGACCAGGTCGCCGTCCAGCTCAAGGACCGCTACTGCGTGTACGCCGCCGACCTGCGCGGTCACGGGGACAGCGCCTGGGCCGTCGGCGGACAGTACAGCCTGCCGGAGTTCGTCCTGGACATCGCCATGCTCGCGCGGGAGATCGACCGCGACCCGCTCACCGTGATCGGCCACTCGCTCGGCGGCGCCGTCGCGCTCGAGTACGCCGGCGTCTTCCCGGACTCCGTAAAGCGCGTCGTTGCGATCGAGGGCCTGGGGCCGCCCGTGCGCGAGCCGACGCCCGCTTCCCAGCGCATGCGCCACTGGATCGGCCACATGAAGGAGTTCGATCTGCGCAAGCCTCGCCGCTACGCGTCCACCGATGACGCCGTCAAACGCATGCTCGAAGAAAATCCGCACCTCACCGAAGACATGGCACGGCACCTCACGATCCACGGCGCACGCCAGAACGATGACGGCACATTGAGCTGGAAGTTCGATAACTACGTCCGGCTGCACTCTCCCTACGAGTTCAACATCGCCGAAGCGCGCGAGATCTGGAACCAGATCACGTGCCCCGTGCTCCTGATCCGCGGCTCGGAAAGCTGGGCGTCCGACCCCGAGGCCGACGGCAAAGCGTCCGCGTTCCACGACTACCAGACGGAGTTGGTGATGGACGCCGGCCACTGGGTACACCACGACCAGCTCGACAAGTTCATGACCATCATCTGGGGTTTCTTGCGCGACGAGTAG